From the Pseudomonas putida genome, one window contains:
- a CDS encoding membrane-targeted effector domain-containing toxin → MPLSAQQQQDLHALRQIAEKLSTACPDMLQMARETAGAILGRHHLDDLEPDQVYFHRFHEAISSPRTFTGWQHVTQPFQTMTLVQLVMRRFTTAEQDASDLLSTYSGFYSKGAGEVAYDERNEIRLLPKSALDDFWNIDFSHCFDQRASAFWSRHGDDYRTLAKATFLAKALETQAQTSDNALASRVQQAAKALAGEHGGPVTLQYLRQANLPSHGVSVHAFSIGERVASDILRIVMPDGYQLLYTPGETQAFHLFASDREIHAWVLANTLEPAQKARLMSHFPLTAHEASSLHKTVGFFAHFASIDLSGLFDVMWRQWDAAEPGGINKPDTPLQMDAFSHLRLATQQRMADDANFALRSNSDLRKQLWLGYLRAANTVFGPLTALAWPIALAGVGAGIAEIGLDIDQAINGHTSAERLAGVESAIFAVINTLMIGFAGASDARGVASPADAFVPPLEDPVESVIPDENPIEPVAPEALEPVTPEEIEAWLPKEFQPSELDNQLQALQTNEVVTGATGSGELEGIYSKDGNFYAMLGDLAYQVRYVRELNTWVIVDPQQPFAFRQSIPIARDADGNWQVGGSLGLKGGSNQITRKFLSAWRRLNPRPVLPPLTVELYEIPEPQYSELKDFALMGQDADPYHTLRDPYLGSRGRAYHAALNRIDSDAVAFYEHFEQPPRPAIPHFENASDARQFLGSLYQNSEGLVFGEAHREIYARRFLIENMRRLKQLGVKVLYSEHFMIDYQQAALDEFNRTGKLPAELKTYINTWDDNATITATPYGLKQVLYEAFVQNIRVQGIDTMVSYRGIWKSETNLSQPRQNMMNYAAHKIITADQAQRGPSRWVALMGNTHANTFYEVPGVSELEGCLGVRVEGAGIGEALSIGIDPGHAVDGIFVQSDLVLSVPPAIS, encoded by the coding sequence ATGCCCCTCTCTGCGCAGCAACAACAAGACCTGCATGCACTAAGACAAATTGCCGAGAAGCTGAGCACGGCCTGTCCGGACATGCTCCAGATGGCCCGTGAAACCGCAGGTGCGATACTGGGCCGGCACCACCTCGACGACCTGGAGCCAGACCAGGTCTACTTTCATCGCTTCCATGAGGCGATAAGCAGCCCGCGCACGTTCACCGGTTGGCAACATGTTACCCAGCCGTTTCAGACAATGACCCTTGTGCAACTGGTCATGCGCCGTTTCACCACGGCAGAGCAAGACGCCAGCGACCTGCTGAGCACCTATTCAGGCTTCTACAGTAAGGGTGCAGGGGAAGTTGCCTATGATGAGCGCAACGAGATCCGGCTCTTGCCAAAGTCTGCACTCGATGACTTCTGGAACATCGACTTCAGCCATTGCTTCGACCAGCGTGCCAGTGCTTTCTGGTCCAGGCATGGCGACGATTACCGCACCCTGGCAAAAGCCACATTCCTTGCCAAGGCGCTGGAAACCCAGGCACAAACCAGCGACAACGCGCTGGCCAGCCGCGTTCAGCAGGCAGCCAAGGCCCTGGCCGGCGAGCACGGCGGCCCAGTCACGTTGCAGTACCTGCGCCAAGCGAACCTGCCGAGCCATGGCGTTAGTGTCCATGCCTTCAGCATCGGCGAGCGCGTCGCCAGCGATATTCTCCGAATCGTCATGCCAGATGGCTATCAACTGCTCTATACACCCGGCGAAACCCAGGCATTTCACCTGTTCGCCAGCGACCGCGAGATTCACGCATGGGTCTTGGCAAACACCCTCGAGCCTGCGCAAAAAGCACGCTTGATGAGCCACTTCCCGCTGACCGCCCACGAAGCCTCTTCGCTGCACAAGACTGTCGGTTTCTTCGCCCACTTTGCCAGCATCGACCTGAGCGGATTGTTCGACGTCATGTGGCGTCAGTGGGATGCTGCCGAGCCAGGCGGCATCAATAAACCCGATACGCCACTGCAAATGGACGCTTTCAGCCACCTGCGCCTGGCTACGCAACAACGGATGGCCGACGACGCAAATTTTGCGTTGCGCTCCAATTCGGACTTGCGCAAACAATTGTGGCTCGGCTACCTGAGGGCCGCCAACACGGTCTTCGGCCCACTCACCGCGCTGGCATGGCCGATAGCGCTGGCGGGCGTGGGTGCTGGTATCGCCGAGATCGGCCTGGACATCGACCAGGCCATCAATGGGCACACCAGCGCTGAACGCCTGGCAGGCGTGGAAAGCGCCATCTTTGCAGTGATCAACACCCTGATGATCGGCTTTGCCGGTGCCAGCGACGCCAGGGGAGTTGCCTCGCCAGCGGACGCCTTCGTACCGCCCCTCGAAGACCCGGTCGAATCTGTTATTCCTGATGAAAACCCGATCGAGCCAGTTGCTCCCGAAGCGCTTGAGCCTGTAACGCCCGAGGAAATCGAGGCCTGGTTGCCCAAGGAGTTTCAGCCAAGCGAACTGGATAATCAGTTGCAGGCCCTGCAAACCAACGAAGTCGTGACCGGCGCCACAGGCAGTGGAGAGCTGGAGGGCATTTACAGCAAAGACGGTAACTTCTATGCGATGCTCGGCGACCTGGCCTATCAGGTGCGCTATGTCCGAGAACTGAATACCTGGGTCATTGTAGATCCGCAACAACCCTTCGCTTTCCGACAAAGTATTCCCATCGCTCGAGATGCCGACGGCAACTGGCAAGTCGGTGGAAGCTTGGGCCTGAAAGGCGGCAGCAATCAAATTACCAGAAAGTTTCTCAGCGCCTGGAGGCGACTCAACCCGCGTCCGGTGCTCCCGCCATTGACGGTGGAGCTCTATGAAATACCAGAACCCCAATACTCGGAGCTGAAAGACTTCGCACTCATGGGCCAAGATGCTGACCCTTACCATACCTTGCGCGACCCTTACCTTGGGAGCAGGGGCCGCGCCTACCATGCTGCACTGAATAGAATAGACAGCGATGCCGTGGCGTTCTACGAACACTTCGAACAGCCACCACGCCCCGCAATACCTCACTTCGAAAATGCAAGCGACGCTCGGCAATTTCTTGGCAGCCTGTATCAAAACAGCGAGGGCCTGGTGTTCGGTGAAGCGCATCGAGAGATCTACGCCAGACGCTTTTTGATCGAAAACATGCGACGCCTCAAACAGCTTGGCGTCAAAGTGTTGTACTCCGAGCACTTCATGATCGATTACCAGCAGGCCGCTCTCGATGAGTTCAATCGGACCGGAAAACTACCCGCTGAATTGAAAACCTATATTAATACATGGGACGACAACGCGACGATTACTGCCACCCCTTATGGCCTCAAGCAAGTGCTGTACGAAGCCTTTGTCCAGAACATCAGGGTGCAAGGTATCGACACGATGGTCAGCTACCGCGGCATATGGAAATCGGAAACGAACCTTTCACAACCTCGTCAGAACATGATGAATTACGCAGCCCACAAGATCATCACGGCTGACCAGGCCCAACGTGGCCCGTCGAGATGGGTGGCGCTCATGGGCAACACCCATGCCAACACCTTTTACGAAGTGCCAGGGGTAAGCGAACTGGAGGGCTGTCTTGGCGTACGGGTCGAGGGAGCGGGCATCGGCGAAGCCTTGAGCATTGGTATTGATCCGGGCCATGCAGTTGATGGCATCTTCGTGCAAAGTGACCTGGTGCTCAGCGTCCCACCAGCAATTAGCTGA